A genome region from Limimonas halophila includes the following:
- the apaG gene encoding Co2+/Mg2+ efflux protein ApaG, whose translation MYSHTTQDIRITVQPYYLDDQSSPSEEHYVWAYHVKIENVGERTVQLLKRHWQITDARGCIQEVRGSGVVGEQPVLEPGESFEYTSGTPLAAPSGVMVGTYEMEADSGERFDVDIPPFSLDSPHQPVQLN comes from the coding sequence ATGTACTCGCATACGACGCAGGACATCCGCATCACGGTGCAGCCGTACTACCTGGACGATCAGTCCTCGCCCAGCGAGGAGCACTATGTCTGGGCGTACCACGTGAAGATCGAGAACGTGGGCGAACGCACGGTCCAGCTCCTGAAGCGGCACTGGCAGATCACCGATGCCCGCGGCTGCATTCAGGAGGTGCGCGGCTCCGGCGTCGTCGGGGAGCAGCCCGTGCTGGAGCCCGGCGAGAGCTTCGAATACACCAGCGGGACCCCGCTCGCCGCACCCTCCGGCGTCATGGTCGGCACCTACGAGATGGAGGCCGACTCCGGCGAGCGCTTCGACGTGGACATTCCGCCCTTTTCCCTGGACAGCCCCCACCAGCCGGTCCAACTCAACTGA